GTTAATCCACAAATAATTGCTTTAAATATAGCAAACCATAAATAAACACACCTATTATGATAAATATTGGAGTTAAAGGTAGGTTAAAATAGAAAGAGCTAAGTGCCGCACAAAAATTAATAAATAAAGAGATAAGAATTGATATTATAATCATCTGAGATGGACTATACGCCACAAACCGTGCAATCATAACAGGAATAAGTAAAATAGCAGTCACCATAAGTACCCCAACAATCTTTATAGCAGAAAATACCGATAATGAGAGCAGAAGTAAAAATATTAGCTCAATAATATTGACCTTTAAGCCTTTTATGACTGCAATATCTCTATTGATAATTATAAGAAGAATTTGATTATAAAAATATATTATAAAGCCTATAATAGTTATTAGCACTATTGCAAGTATAATCAAATCATTAAAAGATACAGATAAAATATCCCCAAACAACAAATGTACTATATTATTCTGCAAAGAAGTAAAATAATTAATAACTAACGCTATAGCTAACATAAAGCTAGAAATTAAGTTAATAACCGAATTTTTTTCAGAATTATTTTTAAAAATGAACACAAGAAATGAAAAAAGAATCGCAACTATTATGCCTGAATATATTAATGGACAATGTATCATAATACTTATGCTAGCTGCTAAAAAACTGCTATGAGCAAGCCCGTCACTGAAATAAATATATTTCTTCCATAATGCAATGCAGCCAAGGGGGGCAAATATACAGCTAATTAAAATTAAGGCTAGTATTATTAAAATCATCTAAGTATGTTATATATGTTTGTTACACAGTGGGGTAATATTCATGTCATTCCCACGAAAGCAGGAATCCAAGAAAAATGCTAAAATTGTTAGTACTATAAAGTTGTTTCTGGATATCGTGGCAAGCCATGGTATGACATTGGAAAGCATCATATAATATACCTATATCTATAAGATTATGTCATCAATTGATAAAAAAGAATTAGAAAAATTTGAGAAAATTTCCCATAATTGGTGGAATAAGGACGGAGAGTTTGGTATCTTACACCATATAAACCCTATTCGTCTTGAGTATATAATAGAGAAAATAACCTCACATTACAACTCTATTTCTAAATTAGAAATATTAGACGTTGGTTGCGGGGGAGGATTAATTGCAACGCCTCTAGCACTTCAAGATTTTAACGTTACGGCCATTGATGCACTGCACAGTAACATTGAAACGGCAACTGCTTATGCTAAGGAAAAGGGTGTAAAGATAAATTATTTACAATCTACTATAGAAGAGTTAAAGAGCGACAAACTATATGATGTGGTCATTTGTCTTGAAGTTATTGAGCATGTAGAAAACATACAACAATTTATACTAAATTTGGTGAAGCATATTAAGCCAAACGGTATAGCAATAATTTCTACAATTAACCGCATTAAAAAAGCTTATGTACTTGGAATAATAGTTGCTGAATATATTTTAGGATGGGTGCCAAAAAACACTCATAATTATAGTAAATTTTTAAAACCCTCGGAAATTTATGAAATGCTTACGGACACCGGCGTTGAAATTAAGGAGCTGAAAGGTTTGGTATATGATATAGCTAAAAATGAATGGAAGTTAAGTGACAATATAGAAGTAAATTATTTTATGTGTTTAGAAAGAAAAATGCATTAGAACCGTGGCTTAACCACGATATCCAGAAAAAAATTTAAAAAGACTGGATCCCGTGATCAAGTCGTGGAATGACAAGGAGGATATAATAAATGACTAACGTAATTACTAGGTTTGCTCCATCACCGACAGGGTTTTTACATATAGGTTCGGCAAGAACCGCTTTGTTTAACTATTTATTTGCAAGACATCATAACGGTAAGTTTTTGCTTCGCATTGAAGACACTGATAAATTAAGATCAACAAACGAAGCTGTAGAAGCTATATTCTCAGGTCTAAAATGGCTAGGACTTGATTGGGACGGTGAAGTTATATTTCAGTCAAAACGTAATGATCTTTACAAAGCAACTGCAATAAAATTACTGCAAGCAGGTAAAGCATATTATTGTTTTACTAGCCAGGAAGAAATAGAAAAACAGCGACAAAAAGCTTTAGAAAATAAACAGCATTTTATTTTTAATAGCGAGTGGCGTGATAAAGATCCAACTGCCCACCCTACTGATATTAAGCCGGTAATACGTCTAAAAACCGCAAGAGAAGGTAATATAGTAATTCGTGATACTGTGCAAGGCGATGTTGTAATAGACAATTCTCATATTGACGATATGGTGTTACTGCGTAGTGATGGCACTGCTACTTACATGCTAGCCGTTGTAGTAGACGATCATGATATGGGTATAACTCATATTATTAGAGGTGATGATCATTTAACCAATGCAGCAAGACAAATCGCTATTTATCAGGCTTGCGGCTATGCAGTGCCAAGCATGACTCATATACCACTAATTCATGGAGCAGATGGGACAAAATTATCAAAAAGGCATGGGGCCTTAGGTATTGGAGCTTATAAAGATATGGGATATTTACCGGAAAGTTTGTGTAATTATTTATTGCGTCTTGGTTGGAGCCACAGCAATGATGAAATTATTTCAATGGATCAGGCTATAAAATGGTTTAATCTTGATTCCATCGGTAAATCACCAGCTAAGCTTGATTTTGCTAAAATGAATAACCTTAACGTCCATTATTTACGACTACTTGATAATGATAGTTTAACTTCAAAGACTGTAGAGAGATTGAGACAAAATTATAATGTTAGCAAGCAGGAGGTAATTTATATAAATCAAGCCATACAGAGTTTGTTATTAAGAAGTGAAACGTTGCTAGATCTAGCACGACTTGCAAAAATTTATCTAGTAGATACACCTATCATCTACAAACAAGATGCAAAAGAAATTATAGAAAATTGTGATAAAGATTTAATTAAGCAAATTATAGAACATTTAAACAAGCTTGAGCAGTTTGATAAGGAATCCGTACAGAATAAATTTAAAGAAATAGCAACTCATAATGGCTTAAAACTAAATGAGCTTATGAAACCGGTTAGAGCCTTAATAACTGGCATGACAGCTTCACCTAGCGTATTTGAGATTGCAGAAATTTTAGGAAAAGAAAATATTTTAAAGAGATTAAAAATTATATGAAAGATTATGTAAAGAAAATTACTTTTGTTTTTAGTGGGTTATTTATAATAACCGGCACTTTTGTTTTATCTAGAATAGAAAACATCTATGCATCAACGACACCAAAAAAGTATGGAGCTTGGACTTTAAACTGTACTCTTAATACTGAGAAAAAACAACTTTGCTTTTTATCACAACAAATTAATAATCTAGAGAAAGATAAAGAAAAGGAAATATTAGCCATTTA
The sequence above is a segment of the Rickettsia sp. Oklahoma-10 genome. Coding sequences within it:
- a CDS encoding metal ABC transporter permease is translated as MILIILALILISCIFAPLGCIALWKKYIYFSDGLAHSSFLAASISIMIHCPLIYSGIIVAILFSFLVFIFKNNSEKNSVINLISSFMLAIALVINYFTSLQNNIVHLLFGDILSVSFNDLIILAIVLITIIGFIIYFYNQILLIIINRDIAVIKGLKVNIIELIFLLLLSLSVFSAIKIVGVLMVTAILLIPVMIARFVAYSPSQMIIISILISLFINFCAALSSFYFNLPLTPIFIIIGVFIYGLLYLKQLFVD
- the ubiG gene encoding bifunctional 2-polyprenyl-6-hydroxyphenol methylase/3-demethylubiquinol 3-O-methyltransferase UbiG; translated protein: MSSIDKKELEKFEKISHNWWNKDGEFGILHHINPIRLEYIIEKITSHYNSISKLEILDVGCGGGLIATPLALQDFNVTAIDALHSNIETATAYAKEKGVKINYLQSTIEELKSDKLYDVVICLEVIEHVENIQQFILNLVKHIKPNGIAIISTINRIKKAYVLGIIVAEYILGWVPKNTHNYSKFLKPSEIYEMLTDTGVEIKELKGLVYDIAKNEWKLSDNIEVNYFMCLERKMH
- the gltX gene encoding glutamate--tRNA ligase → MTNVITRFAPSPTGFLHIGSARTALFNYLFARHHNGKFLLRIEDTDKLRSTNEAVEAIFSGLKWLGLDWDGEVIFQSKRNDLYKATAIKLLQAGKAYYCFTSQEEIEKQRQKALENKQHFIFNSEWRDKDPTAHPTDIKPVIRLKTAREGNIVIRDTVQGDVVIDNSHIDDMVLLRSDGTATYMLAVVVDDHDMGITHIIRGDDHLTNAARQIAIYQACGYAVPSMTHIPLIHGADGTKLSKRHGALGIGAYKDMGYLPESLCNYLLRLGWSHSNDEIISMDQAIKWFNLDSIGKSPAKLDFAKMNNLNVHYLRLLDNDSLTSKTVERLRQNYNVSKQEVIYINQAIQSLLLRSETLLDLARLAKIYLVDTPIIYKQDAKEIIENCDKDLIKQIIEHLNKLEQFDKESVQNKFKEIATHNGLKLNELMKPVRALITGMTASPSVFEIAEILGKENILKRLKII